ctcaaaatacatgtatttaagacaACggaatcattgaatgaatgcCATTTAAACAATGGCTTCAGTCACTGcatgtattattgttatttaaaatttgttttaaattcacCGAGGCCAGTTCGGGTTTCGAACCAGTTACCTCAGAGTCTGGTATGAAATGGCAAACAAGACATGCCAACATTCTTAAAATCAGTAATCCCAGATACGGAAAAACATCTACTATATGTCATTTCGTTCAGGTGAACCATTTTCAGTTGATGTATAATCACGACATTTGCATGCCTGTAGTTGTTCATGAGCATAGAAAAGATGAAAAATGTATATCTATAACAGAAAACGAGAAAGTTAGAGTTTTAATTAGAGACTTTCATCTGACTTCGAACATATAATCGCTTTTCAATATTCCTCTTGAAGGGCAAATCTGTCTGGCCAACTGGGTTGAGTTATCTGAGAAAATCATCTACTTCCACTTTTCCCGATTGCTGCTAATCTTTTCACAGACCAATAATGTTCATTAATTCATGAAGATTAACTTGTATTCCGGCTCACTGCATAGGATATGCCATTAGACACAATTGAAGCCAGGTTTACAACGCCGTCGAAACGTTTCGTTTAGCCCATTTACCATGTTGCCCTCGACACATTGTATGTGGTAGATTTTGCGTCTGCTTGGGAAAAAGGGtcttagagtgagtgagtgcttggagtttaacgccgtacttaacagttttcagtcatatgaaaagtaatgtgtctctttgttgcaggacggatttccaccgctcttttatctagtgctgcttcactgagacgactcactGAAGTATCCCCCCTCCCCGACccctcccgagccattatactgatacggatcaaccagtcattgtaccatccccttcatgctgaaagccaagcgagaaagttacaacttcctcagttatggtgtgacccaacccaggattgaccctggatctaccggcctcgaagcggacgttctactgGCTTTAGGGGTGTAAAACTCACAATGTATACTGCACTCTATTATAAGTAAAGATGATACAGCTTTACAGATAAACTCAAGACAATTCATTTGTTAATGTTAAGGTTTTACTCAACCAGTCATTCGtaccatatatacattataaaacTGTATTCAGACAACAAAACTCTATATATTTGGTTCGAACCTAGTAATAAATATGACACGTAGGGCATGgcatgaaaatgacaaatgaataAGACAATTTCTCAGTATGCTATAGAATTGAACTTGGTCCAAAAATTGAAGGGCGTAGTGCACCCATGTCACAAGGTATTGATATTCTGAACGacaataaaacacaattaaTCTCGAATGGAAATCATAAAGGAGAGTCAGCACTTCGCTCTATTTCATACTTAAAATTGATTACAGTTTTCTTAAACACAATAAGAAACCACActttaatttaaatgtaaaatattgtaCCAAAAATTAACATTGAACTCAATGGTTCCCGTAAATCATGCAAGTAAGAAAAGATAACTTAGGAAACAACAGATACATATAAGTTAAGTACTAAAAACTGACATCAGTGCTTCTCACATTTATAAACAACATACATCGACTACAATAACTGCTCGAAATGTGAAAGCAAGAGCTAAGGggttgtttaaaacaaaacatttaaatctgacatacaaaacatacacactctATGAAACAATGGGTTAACGATATGAAAATCACAGTTTCGCTTTAAAGTCAGTGTTTTGTAACAATAGAAATATGGCATGTCAACGCGGCAGGAACATAACCTACCTAGAGCACCGAATTTTGTTCACATATGTAGTAGTCCTTTGGAGCGAAAATCCACAATTCCTACATTTCGAACTCATGTACAAGTTTATGTTGGAGAAAATTTTGGATCGTGGTATCTTGCACCACCTACTGATGGTCACAGGACCGGAATTTTTGTAGGCGACGCCATAAGTATAGGCGAAGATAGGTTGTCGAACCCAGACAACGTGGGCACTGTCATTTGTGGAACAGCCATGTGGCCGCTGACGTATGTTGGGAACTGAAAGGCGGTGGAGCCTGTGGTGTAGCATGGGCTAAGAGAGTTCAGAGAGCTCCAGAAGGTCAGGAAAGGTGTTCTCTGGCCAGGAATAACAGGGCTGGCGACAAGGACCGGGGTCTGCAAGGGTGAAAACGGTGTCGGTAAGGTCTTTGCACCTGGGCTTGGCACAGGTACTTGTGAGGCTGAGGACAAGATGGTGTTGGCTCCCCCTACGTTGAGACTGAGTGGAACTGGTAGAGGCTTTGGTTTGCTGATGACTGACGCTGACGTCGATCTGGGTTTTTCGTCTTCCGAGCTGCTGGAGTGTGACGGTTCGCCAGATCGGGGACGTTTGGGTGGTGTTGCTGATGGAGCGGGCATCAAAGAATCAGATTCACGTTTTAATCCCACATGAGACATGGTGCTGTGGGTTGAATGAGGAATGTTATGCCCTGAGGTGACCGCTTGAGAGGAGTTCACAGCCAACTGGAAACGAGAAAAGTGTCCTGGTGGCTGCCAAGAAATCGGAGGCTGACCGATATCTGACGATGTAGATGTAGGAGGTGGCATTTCAAATGGTCTGACAGGGGGACTCTGGAAGTTGGTGAGGGGTTGTCCAAACTGTCCATAAAGGCTCTCCATCTTCACTTTGAAAGGGATTTTATTTTCGGTTTTCACCACTTCGGGAAATGAAACAAACTTGTACACAAATTTTTGTCCAACGACTTTCTTGATGATGTTCTTGTCGTAATAATAACGGAGAGCTCGGCTGAGCTTGTCATAGTTCatattggttttgtttttgcGAAGTCCCCATAACTTCGCTACCTCGTCAGCATTTATCAACTTGAATTCACCCTCTGTGTTTGTCCACTGGATCTTGTCCTTGTGCTGCTGGTTAATCAATAGCTCCAAGAGAAAGTGCCACAACGTTATGTTGGTATCCATTCCACCTGAAAGCATAGAAAAGAACGGTTAAATgacacagtcaaataaatattaatcgAAATAGCAGAATGTTGATTTTAAGGCAACAATGAAACACAGAAGATATACAACACGCATAAAGGCCAACAAGCCTGTTTCAACCTGTAGAAACAAGTTCCTTTTGAGTGAAAACACTCAAAACAAGTTTCCTTTCAAGGCTAACCTGTTGAAACGAAAGTAAAGTCGCATCCAGTAAAAGACTGATAAGGGCGACA
Above is a window of Liolophura sinensis isolate JHLJ2023 chromosome 7, CUHK_Ljap_v2, whole genome shotgun sequence DNA encoding:
- the LOC135469577 gene encoding ETS domain-containing protein Elk-3-like isoform X2, whose amino-acid sequence is MDRTDLSQCSPSPALSESSKVSDSSLVSSTSDSLKGKSSVCSVKAKGGMDTNITLWHFLLELLINQQHKDKIQWTNTEGEFKLINADEVAKLWGLRKNKTNMNYDKLSRALRYYYDKNIIKKVVGQKFVYKFVSFPEVVKTENKIPFKVKMESLYGQFGQPLTNFQSPPVRPFEMPPPTSTSSDIGQPPISWQPPGHFSRFQLAVNSSQAVTSGHNIPHSTHSTMSHVGLKRESDSLMPAPSATPPKRPRSGEPSHSSSSEDEKPRSTSASVISKPKPLPVPLSLNVGGANTILSSASQVPVPSPGAKTLPTPFSPLQTPVLVASPVIPGQRTPFLTFWSSLNSLSPCYTTGSTAFQFPTYVSGHMAVPQMTVPTLSGFDNLSSPILMASPTKIPVL
- the LOC135469577 gene encoding ETS domain-containing protein Elk-3-like isoform X1; the encoded protein is MGQSRMLTIFGLLLFSQCSSLTASRYMYLRMHYRHHKAPHYKFGQSSMTTAYSSAYLETSLPIEKTESSRVPRFLWDMDRTDLSQCSPSPALSESSKVSDSSLVSSTSDSLKGKSSVCSVKAKGGMDTNITLWHFLLELLINQQHKDKIQWTNTEGEFKLINADEVAKLWGLRKNKTNMNYDKLSRALRYYYDKNIIKKVVGQKFVYKFVSFPEVVKTENKIPFKVKMESLYGQFGQPLTNFQSPPVRPFEMPPPTSTSSDIGQPPISWQPPGHFSRFQLAVNSSQAVTSGHNIPHSTHSTMSHVGLKRESDSLMPAPSATPPKRPRSGEPSHSSSSEDEKPRSTSASVISKPKPLPVPLSLNVGGANTILSSASQVPVPSPGAKTLPTPFSPLQTPVLVASPVIPGQRTPFLTFWSSLNSLSPCYTTGSTAFQFPTYVSGHMAVPQMTVPTLSGFDNLSSPILMASPTKIPVL